A stretch of DNA from Methanolinea mesophila:
TGGTCTCCATGCTGGTCTCCACGATCCGGGCCACCAGGATTATAAGGGGGAGATAGATCTCCGGGTTTGACATTCGCAGAGAGAAGGTGGCGTGTTCAAAGGTAAGGAGATTATGGTCCGACGAGTTCCGGAGGACCGCCCTCGTGAAAGAGAGCCGCCGGGTCTGCATGAAGAGAATCTTGGAAACGGGGCGGATACAAGAGGGTTTGCCCCCGCCGGACACTTGACCTCGGTGTCAGACTGAAAACGCCAGGAATATCCCGGTGGCGATCCCGGCCGCCATCAGCCCGGCCGTGAGGTAGCCCATACGGATATGCAGGCTGCGGACGATCGGTTTCCTGCTCTTCAGGTAAACCTTCGCGATCCCCGCCGCGAGCACGGTTACCGCCCCCAGGACGGCGATCCCCCCGATATAGGCATGGGGGACCCGGAGGTGCGGGCCTCCGGAGACGGCAACCATGTACATCGCTACCCCGAGTCCGGCGACCACGAACCCCGCCCCGGCGTGAGAGAGCCCTTTGTGCATCCGGAACCAGGCGGGCGTTGATCTCCGGGTCCTGGCGATGAACACTGCCGACCCGATGCAGGCGAACCCGACGAGGATGAGCCCCATGTGCAACGGCCAGATCGAAGGAATCCCCGAAGCGGCGGCCGAGCTGGGTAACGCGGCGACCTGCAGCTGCTCGGTGAGCGACCCGTACTTGTTGCAGGTTGCGGTCACTTCCAGGACCTCTCCTTGTTGTCCCTTAACCGGGTACTGGTAGGTGAACCTCGCATTCGCGGGCTGGGAGGTATACTGGTCCGCGATCACGACCTGCCCCCCGGACCGGACCACGACCTCTTTTATGTAATGGTCGCTCGTGTTGGTCACAAAATGGGTGATATCCACCGTGAGCTGCCCGGCGGAAGGATCGTAGGAGAGGGCGATGGCGGAGGGGGGGTGTGCGGTTACCGGCACGGCCAGGAAGGCGACGAGGAGGATAAAAACGAAAAAGGAGATCCGCCGCCGCCTCCCGTTCCGATTGCCCCCGGGAACCCGCAACGCTCCACTGCCACCTCTTTTTCCGGGCATGATCCCGCTCCACTCCACTCCACTCCTCTCCATTCCTCACTGTTGCTACTGTACGATCACGATTGCATGCTCGGTCTCGGGATGGTCGCTGCAATGGTTCGGATACACGCCGGGTTTGTCAAGCACCAGGGTGAACGTGTCCCCGGGGGTGAGGTCGCCCGAGTCCATCTCCGGGTAATTGGAGTGGGTCATGTGGGTATCCGAGTCGGCAGTGTGGTTCACGGTATCCATGTTCGTCCAGGTAACGGTGGTACCCGGGCTGACGATCACGTATCGCGGGTCTTTCTCACCGTTCACGATGTTGATGACGACCGCCGACTGTCCCCGGAGGTCGGTATAGGAACTCGCGAGAGACCGGTTTATAGAGAACTGGTAGGTCCCCTGCTCGCATCCCCCGGTCTCCAAGCAAGTAGTATAGGTCACCGTGTAGGTTCCGTCGGGTGCATCCGGGGAGAACATTTGCCGGAGGGTAACCCCGCTCTCGTCGACGGTTGCCGGCCCGACCCCGTATTCCACGCCGTTGTTCTTCACGCTCATGGACGAACCGGAGACCATGCGGGTATCGGTATCCACAACCACGTTGACCGGCGGGCCGGGGAATACCTCGCCCGCATAAGGGAGCGCATCCATGTAATGCGAGACCTGTTTCACCGCGGGCGCTGCCGCGGGCGATTGCGGGACCGGCGTGGTACACCCTGCACACCACACCGCGAGGATCAGGACGATCCCCGCGACCAGAACTGCAGATGATACGGACTTACGTGTCATGATGTTCCTTCTTTACCGAGGAGTGGCTGTATACTGAGGAACTATTTAATGATTCTCTCCCGCAATCCGGGATTCGGGGCCGAGGTGGATAGTATGCCAAAAAAGTCCTGAAAAACATCCTTTTCTTTCTCCCTCCCGCCTCACCCGGCACATGCGGATAACAAACCGTAAAACCTATCCCGGGGCTCGTCCTATCGCTTGATTTATGAATAAATTTGAGCAGAAGTGGGGGATTGTGCTTAAGGCGGCCGGCATTGTCATCGTACTGCTGCTCGTCCGTCTCGCAATCGACACATTCGGGCTCGACCTCATCACGGTGAATACGGTTGTGGGTTCCTTCGTCGGAGGAGCAATCTTCACGCTGGCCATCATCCTTACCGGAACCCTTGTGGATTTCAAGGAAGCAGAGAAAATTCCTGCGGAACTTGCCGGGGCATTCAAGAACGTGTACCAGGATGCACGGCTGATCCAGGTGGGGGATACTCGTACGGTGCGGGCAGTTCAGGAGCATGCGCAAAGGCTCCTTGCGGTGATCAATAGCAATTTCAAGGGGAACAGGTGGGATTCCCGGGAGATTACGGGTGCGATCGACCTCCTGAACGACGACATTGCGGCGCTCGCCATGCAGAACGTCCCCCCGCAGTTCCTGGTCAAACTGCGTGCAGAGGTCTCCGCAATCGAGCGGCTCACCAACCGGGTCCAGGTCATTGCCCGGACCTCGTTCATTCCGGCGGCGTATGCGATCGCGGAACTGGCAACGGTGGGGGTGTTGATTGTGCTCCTCTTCATCAAGCTTGACCCGTATTACGAAGGGCTGGTGATCTTCTTTGTCATCGCGGTGACGATCATCGGGCTCCTGCTACTTATCAAGGACATGGACGACCCGTTCGAATATGGAGCCCATGCGTATGCAGATGTCGATTTTACCATACTGTTCGAGATGGAGAATTACTTTTTGGAAAAAGAAGGAATCCCGGGCCCTGAACATTAAATAAGGGTTGAAAGGGCGGGATTTTTCAGCAGTGCGGGAAAATCCGGCCCTGCCCGGCAATGCACCGTTCAGGTGTACCCCGGGACCTGGGGAATTAATTTCATTCTTCCGGGAACGTGCCCTGCACTTCCCGCACGAACTCCTCGATCTGCGGGCCTACCGTCCGGGCATCCACATCCTTTTCGATGGTGAACCCCGAGGCTACGAAGAGCATCCCCTTCTCCCCGAGGATCTTCCGGACGAACATGATCGCGTAATCCGCTCCTCTGCCGCCCATCTCGGCAAATACGGAGAAATTCTTCCCCTCACAGTTGCTCACCCGGGAGAGATACTCGTGGACGTAGGGGGGGACCTTCCCGGACCATACGGGGGTGGCGACGACCAGGTGATCGATCCCCGAAAGGTCGGTCTGGCAGGGCCTGATCTTCTCTCTTCTCGTGAACAGGGCCTTCATTGCCTTGCCGAACATGCCCGGTCCGGGGTCGGCGAGCGGCTCTATTTTTACCAGCGGGGCGCCGAGTTTTCCTGCAATCTCTTGTGCGAGATATTCGGTGTGCCCTTTCCAGGAATAATACACGACAAGCACGTTCATAGGGATCATGAAGCAATGACCCGCACAGGATAAAAGACCTGCCCCCGGGACCGGGGATCGAACGGTCCCGGTTATTCCTCCCCCTGTTCTTCCGTCCCGGATCAGTCCGGCCAGTCCCGACCTCCATCACGACAGGTCATGGACCCGCATCCCCCGGCACCCGGTCCGGAAACGCGGAATCTTCATCCTTTTTGTCCTAAATTCGTGGAATATCCTTTAAAACTTCGTTATCGGCCCCGCAGGAACCGGAGTGGAGTTGTGTGGGCATCGCACATGCGGGAAAAAAGTTGCGCAGGATCCGGGGTGTCCGAAGGCCTCCCTTCCCAAACGGGAAATCCGGAATGCCCGGACCTGTGGAAATTAATTTATTTAACAATAATTATAATATCACGTAATACTTATTAACCCTTACAGAAGAGTACTTAGAAGGCATCAACATGAGAATATCAACTACTGTCTTTCTGATCGTTCTGGTCATTTTCGGCATTGTCTTTATCGCGCCTGTTCTTGCCGACGAACAAGGCGGGGATGCAGGAAATGTCACGTCTTCCGGTGATGAGGCGCTGACCAGCACCGTGAACGCCCTGGTTGCCGCTACCACCGCGACTACTGCCCCGACCCCCACCCCGTATGTCCCCTCCGGGAGCATCCAGGTCTCCTCGAATCCTACGGGAGCGTCGGTATGGGTGGACGGGGTCGCGAGCGGGATGACCCCGATCGTGGTCACCGGGCTTGCCCAGGGAAATCACCTGATTGAAGTTGAAAAGACCGGGTACAAGGACTGGGAATCATCGGTCTATGTCCAGGTGGGCTCGACGACCAATGTCTTTGCCGGACTTGTCGAGGGGGTCAGCCCCACCGTATCGGCCACCGCGACCACCGTGGCACCCACCACGGCGGGTACCACCGCGGTTCCCACCCCTGCATTTGGAAATCTCCAGATAGTCTCCGATCCGGAGGCCGCGAAGATCTACATCGACAACGCCTATCGCGGAATCACCCCCGGGATCATCTCGGACCTCACCACCGGGTACCACCTGGTGAGACTTGATAAGACCGGGTATCATTCGTGGGTACAGCAGGTCTATGTCTGGGGAGGCGAAACCACCCAGGTCCTCGCCACCCTGACTCCGGGCGACAGCACAGTCACGCCTACCGGGACCACCACCACGACCGTGACTGCGACAGCTACCCCCACTGCAACAACCACTCCGGTCAACAACTATACGGTCTCCGCAACGTTCGGGATCTACTCAACCCCTGCGAACGCATCGATTTACATAGATTCCGTTTACCGGGGAATGACCCCCCTGGTGGTCACCGGGCTTACCCAGGGATCTCATACGGTGAAGCTCCAGAAGACCGGCTATAAAACCTGGGAGACGACCGCCTACGGCCAGATAGGCGCCCTCACTACGATATATACCGCGCTGGTACCGGGTGCCGATCCCACCCCCACCGGGAACACGACGGGAACTGCTACCGTCACCACGATCCCCACACCCTCAACACCGCCCCATTACGGAACGCTCTCGGTGGTGTCTTTCCCCACCGGCGCAGCGATCTGGGTCGACGGGGTCAGTAAAGGACTCACCCCGGTCAACCTTGCCGGGACCCTCATCGGGAACCACACCGTGAAACTGGAGAAGACCGGCTACAAAACATGGCAGACCGTGGCCACTGTAACTGAAGGGAACACCACCAGGGTGAACGCGGAACTGGTACCGGTATCGGTGCCGAATACTTCCCCGACTCCCACCAAGACCGTGATCCCCACGTTCCCCACGCCCACCAAGACACCGACCCCCACCAAGACCCCGGTCCCGGCCGGGAACCTGATGGTGGTATCCAATCCGACCGGGGGAACGATTTACATCGATAATGTGCTCAAGGGAGATGCACCCCAGATCATCTCGAACATCCCCGCAGGGAATCATACCGTGATGGTGAACCTGACCGGGTACGAGAGCTGGAAGAGCACGGTCAATATCCAGCAGGGAACGCTCACCAGGATAGTCGCAAACCTGGTGCCCGGGTTCCTGTAATCTTCAGAATACCCTTTTTTCTCGAGATCAGGGCGTAGTACCCCCGGACGGGTTCTCTCTCAAAAAAAACACTCTCTCTCAGACGTGCCTGAGTACTCTCGCGGCACCCGGACCAGTCTTTACCGCTTCCGCCTCGAGCCTTACCATCCGGACGTGGGTCCGGCCTTCCCGGTCAGTCGGGTGGAACGCAAGGTAGCGGTCGACAACCTCGCCGATGAACTCTTCCTGTTTGCATGCAGGGAGTCGCTCCAGGAACGGGATCCAGGTGGTGCGGACCCATCCTTCGAGCCCCTGTCTGTCAGCGTGGACCATGTCCACCGGAACGAGATCGACACGAAGAGGGATGAATCCTGCCGCTTCCAGCAGCACGGAATATTCCCTGTCGGAACAGAACCGCCAGGGGGGTGTGAATCCTTCGAAAAATGATTTCCACTGGTATTCGGTGGCAATCGTGGTGGCAATAACAAAGAAATCCTCTGCGTTGCCGTATCCCCCCATCTGGAAGAGAAGCCTTCCACCGGGTTTCAATGCCCGGGAGAGCCGTTCAAGCAGTTGTCCCTGCTCACGGATCCAATGCAGGGCGGCGTTGGAGAATGCGAGGTCGAACTCCGACTCGAAGATCATCTCCCGGGCATCGACCGCGATAAAGTGGCAGTTGGGGTACTCCGCGACAGGGTAACGGAACCGTGCGTGGGCGATCATCTCCCCGGAGCGATCAATACCGGTGACCTCGCCCCGGGGAAGCAGGGAGGCGATCATCGCGGTGAGGGCACCGTCTCCGCATCCGATGTCGAGGACCCGCTCATCCCCCCGAAGGGAAAGTTTCCCGATCAGGTCTTCGCCCCACTTTTTCTGGGCCGAAGAATGCCGTGCGTAGTCGCCGGGGTTCCAGGTGTACACGGGATCCGTTCCTCAAAGGATTACTGCGCGCTGCACCATGAAAAACAAGAGGGCGGGAGGGACAAACAATCGATCCACCCCGGTCAGGGATTGTATCCGAAACACCGCCATACCATCGCCAGGGGCGCAATGCCATACTCCCGGGGGCTGTATGCGTGAAGGACCGGGGTTCCTTGTCCGTGATTGTATCCGAAACGCCGCCATAATGCCACCCGGTGGCTCAATGCAACGCTCCCGGGGGCTGTAGATGAGCAGGACCATAAGTCCCTGTCCGGAGCCCGGGTTATTTACGGCGCTCTTCCTCGGCCCCGTAGTGTTTCCGCATGAATTCCCGGACCTTTGCGGATTCGATCCACCCCTGGTCGAGCTGGGTGATGATGGCATTGATCTCCTCGGCCTGCCGGATGATCTTTTCCCCGGTCTCGCCCCCCTCGAGGGATGCAAGCCCCACGATCACCGAGAGGGGGTTCCGGATCTCGTCGTTTAAGATCGCCATCTGCATGAAGTTCTTGTCAATCTGGCTGAATGCCTCCCGTTTCAGTTCTTCGATCCTGACCCGGTCCGTGACGTCATGCATCACATTGACATACCCGTCGATCTTGTGGTCCGGATCACGCGTCGCGATGGTGATGAGGTCCACGTAGAGGAGCGTCCCATCCTTTTTCCGCTGCCTGGTCTGCCCGTACCAGACTCCTTTCTCCCTGCTGGCCCGGTAGTTCTCCCTCTCTTCAATTCCGGGAAACTGGCTCCGGAGAAGGTCTTCAAGCTTCTTTCCGGTCGCCTCGTCGCGCTCCCAGCCAAACATCGCCACCGCTTTCGGGCTCCAGGAGGTGATCCGGAAGTTCTCGTCCACCGTCACGATCGCCTCGGCCACCTCGGAGAGCAGGCGCCCCTGGTAGGCGATACGTTCCTCCGCGTTCTTCATGTCGGAAACATCGATGAACGAGGCCATCATGCAGAGCGGCGTCCCTGTCCCGTCGTGCACCAGGTTCACCAGGAGGTCCGCGTAAAACTTCGTCCCGTCGCGCCTGACGGGCTCGACCTGGCCGATCCACCCGCCGTCTTTCATCGTAGTATCGATGATGGTCTTGATCAGCTCTTTTTCGAACTCGTTCCGTGGGTCGAAGGAGAAAATGGAATTGCCAAGCACCTCTTCCGCACGGGTATAGCCGAACATTTTCAGGAACGAGTCATTGACGTAGGTGAACCGTCCGTCGAGGTTCGCGAGAGCGATCCCGGAGACCGAGGAGTTGAGGGCGTACCCCTTTACCAGGAGCTCTTTTTCTGCCGCGTCCCTCGCAACCCTGGTTCGGATGGACCGGACCCCGAAGGAGAGATCGGCCGAGAGCTGCAGGAGGAGCGCCACCTCTTCGTTGTCAAACGCTTCACTGCTCGTGGAATAGATGACCAGCACGAGGGGCGACGGATCGCCGGAGAGCAGCGACAGGGCTATCAGGGACCTGCAGTCCGGACAGAGTGCGCATTCCGTACGGAGAGGGTCTTCCGTCCCCGGCTCCGGACACCTCATGATAACGGGAGAAGACTTCGCCACGGCCTGTTCCGCGATCGATTCCTCCCTCGAAAGGTCCCGCCCTCGAGAAAAAATGTCTTCTCCCTTCACCCCCGGGGACCTTGCACATACCAGGGGAGACAGGCGGTGCGGATGGTTCCGGGGTGAAAGCGACCCTACCCAGCTGAACGGATAGTCCCCCGAGGTGACCAGGATGTCGCAGATCTGCTGGAGGAGTTCGGGCTCGGTCTTTGCCTTGACCAGGTCGGAGTTGTATTCGCTGATCACCTCGAGCGCCCGGTTCATCTTCTTCAGGGTCGCCTTTTCCTGTTCCAGGTCCCGGGTCCTCTCCTTCACCGCCCGGGTAAGCGAGGAATGAGAGGATATTCCCAGGAATACGAGGCCGCTCACCAGGAAGAGGGTGGCGAGGCCCCCGGCCCAGAAGACTCCCATCCGCCCTGCAACCGCGGCGTCCCACCCGCCGGGAGGGGTTGCGGCGAAGTCCCAGAACCCGTCCTGGACGCTTATCCTCCGGATGACAGGAGATTCGCCAAATACGGCGGGATCACCGTAGAAGACCTCACCGGACCCGTCCCGTATCGCAAGC
This window harbors:
- a CDS encoding flavodoxin family protein, with translation MIPMNVLVVYYSWKGHTEYLAQEIAGKLGAPLVKIEPLADPGPGMFGKAMKALFTRREKIRPCQTDLSGIDHLVVATPVWSGKVPPYVHEYLSRVSNCEGKNFSVFAEMGGRGADYAIMFVRKILGEKGMLFVASGFTIEKDVDARTVGPQIEEFVREVQGTFPEE
- a CDS encoding PEGA domain-containing protein yields the protein MRISTTVFLIVLVIFGIVFIAPVLADEQGGDAGNVTSSGDEALTSTVNALVAATTATTAPTPTPYVPSGSIQVSSNPTGASVWVDGVASGMTPIVVTGLAQGNHLIEVEKTGYKDWESSVYVQVGSTTNVFAGLVEGVSPTVSATATTVAPTTAGTTAVPTPAFGNLQIVSDPEAAKIYIDNAYRGITPGIISDLTTGYHLVRLDKTGYHSWVQQVYVWGGETTQVLATLTPGDSTVTPTGTTTTTVTATATPTATTTPVNNYTVSATFGIYSTPANASIYIDSVYRGMTPLVVTGLTQGSHTVKLQKTGYKTWETTAYGQIGALTTIYTALVPGADPTPTGNTTGTATVTTIPTPSTPPHYGTLSVVSFPTGAAIWVDGVSKGLTPVNLAGTLIGNHTVKLEKTGYKTWQTVATVTEGNTTRVNAELVPVSVPNTSPTPTKTVIPTFPTPTKTPTPTKTPVPAGNLMVVSNPTGGTIYIDNVLKGDAPQIISNIPAGNHTVMVNLTGYESWKSTVNIQQGTLTRIVANLVPGFL
- a CDS encoding methyltransferase domain-containing protein gives rise to the protein MYTWNPGDYARHSSAQKKWGEDLIGKLSLRGDERVLDIGCGDGALTAMIASLLPRGEVTGIDRSGEMIAHARFRYPVAEYPNCHFIAVDAREMIFESEFDLAFSNAALHWIREQGQLLERLSRALKPGGRLLFQMGGYGNAEDFFVIATTIATEYQWKSFFEGFTPPWRFCSDREYSVLLEAAGFIPLRVDLVPVDMVHADRQGLEGWVRTTWIPFLERLPACKQEEFIGEVVDRYLAFHPTDREGRTHVRMVRLEAEAVKTGPGAARVLRHV
- a CDS encoding PAS domain S-box protein; amino-acid sequence: MAAPSGKDQNIQAFRHRLRAHPFLGAIVIFVVLLLLLSWGAQVYVDSLEGQDRIVTDRHLMVYRNGLENSLYSRIVLVRDTGATVEGQVESTAPPDFYEILFITASSNPAIQDISIAPGGVVEYQYSSNNPTGNPRVDLVHSSDPEVRTEVARALESNDVVVGRPMTHPDGSQTLVIRKAIRNESEVWGILTVTFDLSPLLQESLGPGNTSALALAIRDGSGEVFYGDPAVFGESPVIRRISVQDGFWDFAATPPGGWDAAVAGRMGVFWAGGLATLFLVSGLVFLGISSHSSLTRAVKERTRDLEQEKATLKKMNRALEVISEYNSDLVKAKTEPELLQQICDILVTSGDYPFSWVGSLSPRNHPHRLSPLVCARSPGVKGEDIFSRGRDLSREESIAEQAVAKSSPVIMRCPEPGTEDPLRTECALCPDCRSLIALSLLSGDPSPLVLVIYSTSSEAFDNEEVALLLQLSADLSFGVRSIRTRVARDAAEKELLVKGYALNSSVSGIALANLDGRFTYVNDSFLKMFGYTRAEEVLGNSIFSFDPRNEFEKELIKTIIDTTMKDGGWIGQVEPVRRDGTKFYADLLVNLVHDGTGTPLCMMASFIDVSDMKNAEERIAYQGRLLSEVAEAIVTVDENFRITSWSPKAVAMFGWERDEATGKKLEDLLRSQFPGIEERENYRASREKGVWYGQTRQRKKDGTLLYVDLITIATRDPDHKIDGYVNVMHDVTDRVRIEELKREAFSQIDKNFMQMAILNDEIRNPLSVIVGLASLEGGETGEKIIRQAEEINAIITQLDQGWIESAKVREFMRKHYGAEEERRK